The Terrirubrum flagellatum nucleotide sequence GAAGGCCGAGAGATCGGGATTGGTCGAATCCATCAGCGCCGACACCTGCCTGATGCGCTCCATATGTTTCGTGGGGTCGTAGACCGTCGCGTCGGCGTTGGGATCGCGAAGGATGACGTGACGCATGCCGCCGCTGCCATAGATCCAGGCGATGCCGTTGGTCGGTTGAGGCGGCTGCGCCGGCGGCGTCGATCCGCTCCACCAGGACGGCCAGCCGCCCGTTGACGCGAAGCCCTGCGTCGCTTCGCCCGACACGCCCCAGCCGGGATAATCATCGAGCCCGTTGGCGAGCGGCTCCGAAAATCTGAACGGCGCGTGCAGGGTCTGCACCGCCTTCACTTGTTCTGGCGAGAGACATGCGTCGCCGCTCTGTCCGCCTGAGCAGGCGAGCTTTGTGATATCGAACGCGCTCTTGCAGGCGACGGGATTCGAAATGATCCCGTCCGCGACGCCATCGGCGCGATCGCATGCGGCGAGCACGGCGTCATGCACAAGCTTCACATGCGCAGACGTAAGATAGCCCTTGCCCATGAGCGCGCGGCCGCTCGCCCAACCCGCATGCTGCAGGCCGACCCAATTGATCACGGGCACGCGCGAGAACACGCCGTCGAAGTCAGCGGGATAGCGCTGCGCCATGGTGAGGCCTTCGCGGCCGCCTTCTGACGAGCCAAGGAAATAAAGCTTGTCCGGCGCCTTGCCATAAGCGCGCTTCACCGTCGCGACCGCGACGTCGCGCACCTTCTTGTAGGCGAGATGCGCGAAATTCTCGAAGGCTTCATCATTGGCGGCGAAGGCCGGCGCCTCTTCGCCGGGTTTGGTCTGATGGCCTGAATCGGTGCCGTAGGTGACGAAGCCCTGCGCCAGCGGCGACGGTCTGTCGAAGGGAAAAGCGGGCGGCAGCGCAAGGCCCGTGATCAGCACGCCATTGAAGCCACCGCCGCCATATTGCGCCGCGCGGCCATTCCATTCGAGCGGCAGATTGATTTCGAAATTGATGCGCGGCGTGTTCGGATGGATCGGATCGATATGACCGAGCAGCTTGCAGAAGGAGGGCGTCGCGGGCGTGATGCGCGCCGAGGGGCTCGGGCCCCTCTCCGCCACCGCGAAAGTTGTCGCGGGCGCGATCACCGCGCTGTCGATCACAGCCGGCCCGCTCTTCACGCCGATCGCGTCGGCGGAGACCGCTCCCGCGAGAGCGGCGCAAGATTGATCAGGATTGGGGCCGAGCGGAATGGCGTCAGCAAATTGGCCCGTCGCCGAAACCATGGCGGCGCCGATCAGCGCCGCGCCACACGCCGCAAAGCCTTTGAAGCGCGCGCGCCTTGTCGATTTCCGGCGCATCGTCAGCTCCTCCCTGCTATTGATCTTATTGATCTCGACGCTAGCAGGCGGCGGCGTGATGAAAAGGCGTCGCGAGCGAACAAACTGCGCGGAAAACGGGATCAAGCGGCCTTGGGCCGGTCGGGAAATTGCGCGACGCCGCGATCGAACGCCTCGGAGTCCGCTTTCAGGCGCAAGATGAACCGGCGCGCGGCGTCAGCGCGCCTGTTTTGCCTAGCGATATCAGGCGATCGTTTCGGCGAGTTCGTAGAGATTGCCCCAGGGATCGCTGAAGAAAGCGAGCCGACGGCCGATCGCAGGCAAATCAAACGCGTCGCCCACGATCGCAACGCCGCGCCGGCGCAATTCCGCGACGGTCTCATCGACGCTTTTCACATCGATGCAGACATGGTGATAGCCCGCCAGGCGCAGACTATCGCCGAGATCGGCATAGTCCGCGCGCGGCGTCGGCGCGCCGCCGCCGCCGAGAATCTCGATCCAGAACTCGTCGTCATTCGCAGGCGCGACATAGGCGAGCTGAAGGTCGCCGAAGGGCCATTCGTGAATGACGCGGAAATCGAGCTTCTCGATGAACCATTGCTTCGCAGCCTGATAGTCGGGCATGCGCAAGGCGACATGGCTTCCCTTCATCGCGGCGAGCGCGCTGGCAGGATTGAGCGCGGGAGTCTGCAGAACAGTCATGACGGTCTCCTTCGGTTTGATGAGTGAGTTGGAATTCGCCGCGTGACGATCACGCGGCGACGCTGTCGGTCGAGCGCGCGAGATCGCCCCATTGCGCGATGATGGCTTCGACGCTGCGATTCTTCGCCTGCACGCGCTCAAGCGTGTCGCTGCCAAGCGGCAGGCGCACCGGCGGATTTTCCGCTTCGACGAGCGCGATCATCGCCTTTGCGAGCTTTGCGGGATCGCCCGGCTGGTTGTGATTGATGCGGGCGGCATGGTCGCGCATGGCGCCGACCGTGTCGGCGTAATCGGCGATCGGCTGCGCGGTCGCGAGCGAGCGCGCATCGAGAAAATCGGTGCGGAAAAAACCGGGTTCGACCGCCGTCGCATGAATTCCGAGCGGCGCCAGTTCGAGCGCCATCGCCTCAGTCAGCCCTTCGACCGCGAACTTGGTCGCGCCATAAACGCCCCAGCCATAA carries:
- a CDS encoding tannase/feruloyl esterase family alpha/beta hydrolase, which encodes MRRKSTRRARFKGFAACGAALIGAAMVSATGQFADAIPLGPNPDQSCAALAGAVSADAIGVKSGPAVIDSAVIAPATTFAVAERGPSPSARITPATPSFCKLLGHIDPIHPNTPRINFEINLPLEWNGRAAQYGGGGFNGVLITGLALPPAFPFDRPSPLAQGFVTYGTDSGHQTKPGEEAPAFAANDEAFENFAHLAYKKVRDVAVATVKRAYGKAPDKLYFLGSSEGGREGLTMAQRYPADFDGVFSRVPVINWVGLQHAGWASGRALMGKGYLTSAHVKLVHDAVLAACDRADGVADGIISNPVACKSAFDITKLACSGGQSGDACLSPEQVKAVQTLHAPFRFSEPLANGLDDYPGWGVSGEATQGFASTGGWPSWWSGSTPPAQPPQPTNGIAWIYGSGGMRHVILRDPNADATVYDPTKHMERIRQVSALMDSTNPDLSAFAARGGKLIMLEHMADYAQSPYAGIRYFESVQKKLGAERVRGFARLFTAPGVDHVGSGAPANVDMLSALVDWVEKDKAPAGLELIEQSVEATPKTSRARPLCEWPMWPQYRSGDVNDVKSFACVN
- a CDS encoding VOC family protein, with amino-acid sequence MTVLQTPALNPASALAAMKGSHVALRMPDYQAAKQWFIEKLDFRVIHEWPFGDLQLAYVAPANDDEFWIEILGGGGAPTPRADYADLGDSLRLAGYHHVCIDVKSVDETVAELRRRGVAIVGDAFDLPAIGRRLAFFSDPWGNLYELAETIA